A section of the Festucalex cinctus isolate MCC-2025b chromosome 9, RoL_Fcin_1.0, whole genome shotgun sequence genome encodes:
- the tgfb5 gene encoding transforming growth factor beta-2 proprotein isoform X1 — translation MWLSRLALLLLLRLSVALVKGINTCAFINLDEQKSRRIEAVRGQILSKLRIQSPPDDDDEAVAAAGGAVPAEVMLLYNSTRELLKERAHLADSTCERESSEEDYYAKEVQRIDMLPQRTQTNAVQPLPLDPHYRSVLFDVSGVDLSNSTLVKAEFRIFRAPNPQARASEQRVEIYQLLKQDEDSTSTQRYIDSRTVQPRARGAWLSVDVTETVKDWLSEPESNLGLKLGVHCPCCTFVPATNNIVPNKSEELEALFAGVDDEQLRQLKKQSQMKGQADFSSKTPHLILTLLPSDRVDNPAKRNRKKRAAATDAATCSRGSESGCCLRSLYIDFRRDLNWKWIHEPKGYKANFCAGNCPYLWSANNHYNMILPLYNKLNPEASASPCCVPQDLEPLTIMYFIGRSPRVEQLSNMVVKSCKCR, via the exons ATGTGGCTGTCTCGCTTGGCTCTGCTGCTCCTTCTCCGGCTGTCGGTCGCGCTGGTCAAGGGCATTAACACTTGCGCCTTCATCAACCTGGACGAGCAGAAGTCGCGGCGCATCGAGGCGGTGCGCGGGCAGATTCTCAGCAAGCTGCGCATCCAGAGTCCgccggacgacgacgacgaggcggtggcggcggccggCGGTGCGGTGCCCGCGGAGGTCATGTTGCTGTACAACAGCACTCGGGAGCTGCTGAAGGAGCGAGCGCATCTGGCCGACTCGACGTGCGAGCGGGAGAGCAGCGAGGAGGATTACTACGCCAAAGAAGTGCAGAGGATTGACATGCTGCCCCAGCGCACGCAAACCA ACGCGGTGCAGCCGCTGCCGCTGGACCCGCATTACCGAAGCGTCCTGTTCGACGTGAGTGGCGTGGACCTGAGCAACAGCACGCTGGTCAAGGCCGAGTTCAGGATCTTCCGAGCGCCCAACCCGCAGGCCCGGGCCTCCGAGCAGAGGGTGGAGATCTATCAG CTGCTGAAGCAGGACGAGGACAGCACGTCCACGCAGCGCTACATCGACTCTCGAACCGTGCAGCCGCGGGCGCGGGGAGCCTGGCTGTCAGTGGACGTCACCGAAACTGTCAAGGACTGGCTGTCGGAGCCAG AAAGCAATCTGGGCTTGAAGCTGGGCGTCCACTGCCCCTGCTGCACCTTCGTCCCCGCCACCAACAACATTGTTCCCAACAAGAGTGAGGAACTGGAGGCTCTCTTTGCAG gcGTGGACGACGAGCAGCTTCGCCAACTGAAGAAGCAGAGCCAGATGAAAGGTCAGGCGGATTTCAGCAGCAAGACGCCTCACCTCATCCTCACGCTGCTGCCCAGCGACCGAGTGGACAACCCGGCCAAGAGGAACCGCAAGAAGAGGGCGGCGGCCACCGACGCTGCCACCTGCTCGCG CGGTTCCGAGTCGGGCTGCTGCCTGCGCTCCCTCTACATCGACTTCCGGCGTGACCTCAACTGGAAGTGGATCCACGAGCCCAAAGGTTACAAGGCCAACTTCTGCGCCGGCAACTGTCCTTACCTCTGGAGCGCCAACAACCACTACAACATG atCCTGCCGCTGTACAACAAGCTGAACCCCGAAGCGTCGGCGTCGCCCTGCTGCGTCCCCCAGGACCTGGAGCCCCTCACCATCATGTACTTCATCGGACGCAGCCCCCGAGTGGAGCAGCTCTCCAACATGGTGGTCAAGTCCTGCAAGTGTcgctag
- the tgfb5 gene encoding transforming growth factor beta-2 proprotein isoform X2, which produces MLLYNSTRELLKERAHLADSTCERESSEEDYYAKEVQRIDMLPQRTQTNAVQPLPLDPHYRSVLFDVSGVDLSNSTLVKAEFRIFRAPNPQARASEQRVEIYQLLKQDEDSTSTQRYIDSRTVQPRARGAWLSVDVTETVKDWLSEPESNLGLKLGVHCPCCTFVPATNNIVPNKSEELEALFAGVDDEQLRQLKKQSQMKGQADFSSKTPHLILTLLPSDRVDNPAKRNRKKRAAATDAATCSRGSESGCCLRSLYIDFRRDLNWKWIHEPKGYKANFCAGNCPYLWSANNHYNMILPLYNKLNPEASASPCCVPQDLEPLTIMYFIGRSPRVEQLSNMVVKSCKCR; this is translated from the exons ATGTTGCTGTACAACAGCACTCGGGAGCTGCTGAAGGAGCGAGCGCATCTGGCCGACTCGACGTGCGAGCGGGAGAGCAGCGAGGAGGATTACTACGCCAAAGAAGTGCAGAGGATTGACATGCTGCCCCAGCGCACGCAAACCA ACGCGGTGCAGCCGCTGCCGCTGGACCCGCATTACCGAAGCGTCCTGTTCGACGTGAGTGGCGTGGACCTGAGCAACAGCACGCTGGTCAAGGCCGAGTTCAGGATCTTCCGAGCGCCCAACCCGCAGGCCCGGGCCTCCGAGCAGAGGGTGGAGATCTATCAG CTGCTGAAGCAGGACGAGGACAGCACGTCCACGCAGCGCTACATCGACTCTCGAACCGTGCAGCCGCGGGCGCGGGGAGCCTGGCTGTCAGTGGACGTCACCGAAACTGTCAAGGACTGGCTGTCGGAGCCAG AAAGCAATCTGGGCTTGAAGCTGGGCGTCCACTGCCCCTGCTGCACCTTCGTCCCCGCCACCAACAACATTGTTCCCAACAAGAGTGAGGAACTGGAGGCTCTCTTTGCAG gcGTGGACGACGAGCAGCTTCGCCAACTGAAGAAGCAGAGCCAGATGAAAGGTCAGGCGGATTTCAGCAGCAAGACGCCTCACCTCATCCTCACGCTGCTGCCCAGCGACCGAGTGGACAACCCGGCCAAGAGGAACCGCAAGAAGAGGGCGGCGGCCACCGACGCTGCCACCTGCTCGCG CGGTTCCGAGTCGGGCTGCTGCCTGCGCTCCCTCTACATCGACTTCCGGCGTGACCTCAACTGGAAGTGGATCCACGAGCCCAAAGGTTACAAGGCCAACTTCTGCGCCGGCAACTGTCCTTACCTCTGGAGCGCCAACAACCACTACAACATG atCCTGCCGCTGTACAACAAGCTGAACCCCGAAGCGTCGGCGTCGCCCTGCTGCGTCCCCCAGGACCTGGAGCCCCTCACCATCATGTACTTCATCGGACGCAGCCCCCGAGTGGAGCAGCTCTCCAACATGGTGGTCAAGTCCTGCAAGTGTcgctag
- the trmt112 gene encoding multifunctional methyltransferase subunit TRM112-like protein: MKLLTHNMLTSHVKGVTNGYPLLIKATEVKVNEVDFNAQFVSRMIPKLEWSALLQAADELGQRQDLPSELVADFEHNEEFLKKVHRVLLEVEVMEGCLQCPESGRQFPISKGIPNMLLNEDEV; encoded by the exons ATGAAGCTTCTTACGCATAACATGTTGACTTCCCACGTCAAGGGCGTCACCAACGGATACCCGCTGCTCATCAAG GCAACAGAAGTGAAGGTGAACGAGGTGGACTTCAATGCTCAATTCGTCAGCCGCATGATCCCCAAGCTGGAGTGGAGCGCTCTGCTCCAAGCTGCGGACGAG TTGGGTCAGCGACAAGACCTGCCCAGTGAGCTGGTGGCCGACTTTGAGCACAACGAGGAGTTCCTCAAGAAGGTGCACAGAGTTCTTTTGGAG GTGGAGGTGATGGAGGGCTGCCTGCAGTGTCCCGAGTCGGGACGACAGTTCCCCATCTCCAAAGGGATCCCCAACATGCTGCTCAATGAAGACGAGGTGTAG
- the atg2a gene encoding autophagy-related protein 2 homolog A has protein sequence MSRWLFPWSGSIKKRACRYLLQHYLGHFLQERLSLEQLGLDLYNGSGVIKEINLDVWAVNELLESLGAPLEIVDGFVSSITVTIPWQALLTDHCTLEVSGLQITCRPKYRIGGGWDSQSWSSSMTSSMQLAQECLKDPPEASEEPPAPLEGLEMFAQTIETVLRRIKVTLLDTIVRIEHQPSDLETGVALEVHIKRLEYFDEAVRDPSSQTAVPVDIHQPPAFLHKILQLSAVQLLYDSISMEQEVPEERKPESTTASEEEESDDDEQVEEKAKPQKVPPSQPLLIGSCSGFIETTVKIKQNDMLPGPKFELDGKVGCVHMLLSPAQITHLTDLLAALCIETESETKLGGVRSRPLDSDDLRMIEEDLSKQLGSSIRDEDWDAEYDLEPYVTSLENGEMFYSMGPAGMSSSMTSVRSGSEQSDSDMDSSTHSLASLTQPAALTAQGLMSCPRRYPVAGCLASLPQASHRIRGRSRSGNAEQLKPDALLRLTLGGLTLTMLQEDPPSKSDGASSLAQMSRVFFQELTFFKDSMFGERDFHHLRGGFAKACPHSHLRVTGAAVQVSCEMRSGRRHTRAVTSDVSFSRLEMLECLWEDKKPQYSELLQFQKARMFTVGVAARPCAQLHYSLTEKHLRKGKQRVVRRDSVVRVELEDVSAELDLDILTRLGNLSNAFSHRPAEPSGPDNLQTQSIEVYSSFSLLAPHAVLRLRFPIPDLRPLAERQPVSQRSVREETLVLDLTELELRHQEAPDLQSGQPNQGQFSAPCLTQLLEASFTDLHGSYEGWEGGSFPCIRVKKSHDSLPRLSVRVRGGETQGPAAGLATLNLGLSGDLGAAFFESHCELNDKSSSPFSSNRTMFETEEMVIPADPEEMSQFQAQCVAQCQCAVDVRFPLAYILLPSKQAFQSIYNRINNDLLMWEPPPPAPSSVHSPMHSHQQHDEFQLCKSAFRLDSDSEEDEPQFYLASEPSGRAKSALQHNPNHNLSLLSLTVVIGKGRLQARTDKKDDQSHGEIMLDLEGGKMFSVAQYQNDPNLSFLCLESQRVELYHKAVVKDTAIPPRIEMPNFTPPKYLNPTIYPTEVGVSSVSGREAEPQMLSTAIKITLDLQRKVKEFLVALRLQGATMRHYVTQTNHSWHEQLVDFLDVIDDPILGYTAPAVITVLHTHLATCAVDYRPLYLPLRMLLTAESFSLSSNIIVDTATFHLRFILDDSALYLSDKCDSDVVDLRRDYICVLDIDLLELAITTWKGSNTGKLAQPLFELRCSNNVVHVHACADSCAALVNMLQYLVSQGDLHPPPRHTSPTEIAGQKLPLSESPASVLPCPAAETAEINQCDLTDALIDTDKTHQEERIDPGSPSMPRGSPVSVYLFPGEASRHDLSVLEEEEDSELDGAVATATEAQADMMVDEESSEASTDNDDFCILEAPGMGIAPRDGEPVVTVLVEGPIHVKDSHFSRPRGSSDLLRAPSHFPVPQSRVVLREISVVWHLYGGKDFGAKPSSIHGQHANRGRSVPSGVRSSPSRATGSSRPQNSWRWAGGSGRQHSLLMEIQLTKVSFQHESYPVPLVGQDGDSLASTGVGLGGEQPISRQVFIVQELEVRDRLASSQINKFLYLYTSESMPRRAHSNMLTIKALQVCPESGLGGPECCLRVSLLPLRLNIDQDALFFLKDFFSNLACSVNPYLPVDAASEVKADASQKTSEDAEAGGALGLDLSASVETTHSEQSSSSAGSTSSSEQPIYFREFRFTSEVPIWLDYHGKHVVIEQGTFAGILIGLAQLNCSELKLKRLCCRHGLLGVDKVIQYAVTEWLTDIRKNQLPGILGGVGPMHSVVQLFHGVRDLFWLPIEQYRKDGRIIRGLQRGAASFGTSTASAALELSNRLVQAIQATAETVYDILSPTPPLYRYAITEGRAPSSRPRRAAQPADLREGVAKAYDTVREGVIDTAQTLCDVASRGHEQKGLPGAVGGVLRQIPPTVVRPLIVASEATSNLLGGMRNQIKPDARKEDFLKWRTDDCQE, from the exons ATGTCTCGCTGGCTCTTCCCCTGGTCGGGCTCCATCAAGAAGCGGGCCTGTCGGTACCTCCTCCAGCACTACCTCGGCCACTTTTTGCAGGAGCGCCTGAGCTTGGAGCAACTGGGCTTGGACCTGTACAATGGCAGCGGGGTCATCAAGGAGATCAACCTCGACGTGTGG GCTGTCAATGAGCTTCTGGAGTCCCTGGGAGCTCCCCTGGAGATAGTAGACGGCTTTGTGAGCAGCATCACGGTGACCATCCCCTGGCAAGCTCTTCTCACCGACCACTGCACCTTGGAAGTGTCGGGTCTCCAGATAACATGCAGGCCCAAGTACCGAATCG GAGGCGGCTGGGACTCGCAAAGCTGGTCGTCCAGCATGACCTCCAGCATGCAGCTGGCCCAGGAGTGTCTGAAGGACCCGCCAGAGGCGTCCGAGGAGCCGCCGGCCCCGCTGGAGGGGCTGGAGATGTTTGCGCAAACCATAGAGACGG tccTTCGTCGTATTAAAGTCACCCTCCTGGACACCATCGTACGCATTGAGCACCAACCCTCGGACCTGGAAACAGGCGTTGCCTTAGAGGTGCACATCAAACG GTTGGAGTACTTCGACGAGGCGGTGCGCGACCCATCCAGTCAGACTGCCGTGCCTGTCGACATCCACCAGCCGCCCGCCTTCCTGCACAAGATCCTCCAGCTGAGCGCTGTGCAGCTCCTCTATGACAGCATTAGCATGGAGCAG GAAGTTCCCGAGGAACGAAAGCCAGAGTCGACTACCGCCAGCGAGGAAGAGGAAAGTGACGATGACGAGCAGGTGGAAGAAAAGGCGAAGCCCCAGAAGGTTCCCCCGTCTCAGCCCCTGCTCATAGGCAGCTGCTCCGGTTTCATCGAGACCACCGTCAAGATTAAGCAGAATGATATGCTGCCTGGACCAAAG TTTGAGTTGGATGGGAAGGTGGGCTGTGTCCACATGCTGTTGTCTCCGGCTCAGATAACTCACCTGACTGACCTGCTGGCAGCTCTTTGCATAGAAACAG AGTCCGAGACCAAGCTTGGTGGCGTGCGCAGCCGACCGCTAGACTCGGACGACCTGCGCATGATCGAAGAAGACCTCAGCAAGCAGTTGGGCTCCAGTATCAGAGACGAGGACTGGGATGCTGAGTACGACCTGGAGCCTTATGTCACCTCTCTGGAAAACGGAG AAATGTTTTATTCTATGGGTCCCGCGGGGATGAGCAGCAGCATGACGTCGGTCCGCTCGGGCAGCGAGCAGTCAGACAGCGATATGGACTCTTCCACGCACAGTCTGGCCAGCCTCACTCAGCCTGCAGCACTGACCGCTCAG GGCCTCATGAGCTGTCCCAGACGTTACCCAGTAGCAGGTTGTCTCGCCAGTCTACCACAGGCCAGCCATCGAATCAGAG GTCGCTCTCGAAGTGGCAACGCCGAACAGCTGAAGCCCGACGCCTTGCTGCGTCTGACTCTGGGCGGCCTCACCCTAACCATGCTGCAGGAGGACCCGCCCTCCAAGTCGGACGGCGCCTCTTCATTGGCTCAGATGTCCCGAGTATTCTTCCAAGAGCTCACCTTCTTCAAGGATAGCATGTTCGGCGAGAGAGACTTTCACCACCTGAGAGGCGGCTTCGCCAAGGCCTGCCCTCACTCGCACCTCAG AGTGACGGGGGCAGCGGTGCAGGTGTCCTGCGAGATGCGCAGCGGAAGACGCCACACTAGAGCGGTGACCTCCGACGTCTCCTTCAGCAGGCTAGAAATGTTGGAGTGCCTCTGGGAGGACAAAAAGCCACAGTACAGTGag TTGCTCCAATTCCAGAAAGCCAGGATGTTCACAGTGGGAGTCGCAGCAAGACCGTGTGCCCAGCTACACTACAGCCTCACTGAAAAGCACCTGAGGAAG GGTAAACAGCGGGTGGTTCGGCGTGACAGCGTGGTGCGAGTGGAGCTGGAAGATGTCAGTGCCGAGTTAGACCTGGACATCCTCACTCGGCTGGGGAACCTGAGCAACGCCTTCAGCCATCGTCCTGCAGAACCATCCGGACCCGACAACCTTCAG ACGCAGAGCATCGAGGTGTACTCCTCCTTCTCCCTCCTCGCCCCGCACGCCGTCCTCAGACTTCGTTTCCCCATTCCGGACCTGCGGCCCCTCGCTGAGCGCCAGCCCGTGAGCCAGAGGTCGGTGAGGGAGGAGACGCTGGTGTTGGATCTGACCGAGCTGGAGCTCAGGCACCAGGAAGCGCCGGACCTCCAGAGCGGGCAGCCAAACCAGGGACAGTTCTCGGCCCCCTGCCTCACCCAGCTGCTGGAAGCCTCCTTTACTGACCTGCATG GGTCGTACGAGGGCTGGGAGGGAGGCTCCTTCCCCTGCATCAGAGTGAAGAAGAGCCATGACTCTCTGCCCAG GCTGTCAGTACGAGTGCGCGGAGGCGAGACGCAGGGACCGGCCGCTGGTCTGGCCACCTTGAACCTGGGCCTCTCCGGAGACCTAGGGGCCGCCTTCTTCGAAAGCCACTGTGAGCTCAATGACAAAAGCAGCTCCCCGTTCTCCTCCAACCGCACCATGTTTGAGACAGAGGAG ATGGTGATCCCTGCCGACCCCGAGGAGATGAGTCAGTTTCAGGCCCAGTGCGTGGCTCAGTGTCAGTGTGCTGTGGATGTTCGGTTTCCGCTGGCCTACATCCTTCTGCCCAGCAAGCAGGCTTTCCAAAGCATCTACAACAG GATCAATAATGACCTGTTGATGTGGGAGCCGCCTCCCCCTGCCCCCTCCTCAGTCCACAGCCCCATGCACAGTCATCAACAGCACGATGAGTTCCAACTCTGCAAGTCAGCTTTTCGACTCG ACTCCGACTCAGAGGAGGACGAGCCTCAGTTTTACTTGGCCAGTGAACCATCAGGAAGAGCAAAGTCGGCGCTCCAGCATAACCCCAACCACAACCTCAGCCTCCTCTCCCTCACTGTCGTCATTGGCAAAGGTCGCCTTCAAGCCAGGACGGACAAGAAG GATGATCAGAGTCATGGAGAAATTATGCTCGACCTGGAAGGAGGGAAGATGTTCAGTGTAGCACAGTACCAGAATGACCCAAATCTCAGTTTCTTGTGTCTGGAGAGTCAACGAGTGGAGCTCTATCATAAAG ctgtagTGAAAGACACGGCTATTCCGCCACGGATAGAAATGCCCAACTTCACTCCCCCAAAATACTTGAACCCAACAATCTACCCCACCGAGGTGGGAGTCAGCAGCGTGAGCGGCAGGGAGGCGGAGCCACAGATGTTGTCCACGGCCATCAAAATCACTCTGGACCTGCAGAGGAAGGTCAAG GAATTCCTTGTCGCCCTTCGACTTCAGGGCGCCACCATGCGGCATTACGTGACgcagaccaatcacagctggcATGAGCAG TTGGTTGACTTTCTGGACGTCATCGATGACCCGATTCTGGGATACACTGCACCCGCCGTCATCACCGTCCTCCACACGCACTTGGCTACATGTGCAGTTGACTACCG GCCGCTGTATCTGCCGCTGCGAATGTTGCTCACAGCAGAGTCCTTCTCTCTATCCAGTAACATCATTGTCGACACAGCAACCTTCCACCTCAG ATTCATCTTGGATGACTCCGCCCTCTACCTCTCCGACAAATGTGATAGCGATGTAGTGGACCTGAGGAGGG actacatttgtgttctggaCATTGACCTGTTGGAGCTCGCCATCACCACGTGGAAAGGCAGCAACACAGGCAAGCTG GCTCAGCCTCTGTTTGAGCTCCGCTGCTCCAACAACGTAGTTCACGTCCACGCGTGCGCTGATTCCTGCGCCGCCCTGGTCAACATGCTGCAGTACCTCGTCTCCCAGGGTGACCTGCATCCGCCGCCTCGACACACCTCGCCCACGGAAATAGCCGGCCAGAAGCTACCA CTGTCTGAGAGCCCCGCGTCTGTGCTCCCCTGCCCCGCTGCTGAAACCGCTGAGATCAACCAGTGTGATCTGACTGATGCCTTAATAGACACCGATAAGACCCACCAGGAAGAGAGGATAGATCCAG GCTCGCCCTCCATGCCGAGAGGCTCACCCGTCTCGGTCTACCTGTTTCCCGGAGAGGCCTCCAGGCACGACCTCTCCgtgctggaggaggaggaggactccGAGCTGGACGGTGCTGTCGCCACGGCAACCGAGGCGCAGGCAGACATGATGGTGGATGAGGAAAGCTCGGAGGCCTCCACTGACAACGATGACTTTTGCATCCTGGAGGCTCCTGGCATGGGCATTGCT CCCAGAGACGGCGAGCCTGTGGTGACGGTGTTGGTGGAGGGGCCCATCCACGTGAAGGACAGCCACTTCTCCCGGCCGCGAGGAAGCTCCGACCTGCTCCGCGCTCCCAGCCACTTCCCCGTGCCACAAAGCCGAGTGGTGCTGCGGGAGATCTCTGTGGTGTGGCATCTGTACGGTGGCAAGGACTTTGGTGCGAAGCCCTCGTCTATACACGGCCAGCATGCAAATAG GGGTCGTTCCGTCCCATCTGGTGTCCGAAGCTCGCCATCTCGCGCCACCGGTTCTTCTCGTCCTCAGAACTCGTGGAGGTGGGCTGGAGGCAGCGGCCGTCAGCACAGTCTCCTCATGGAGATCCAACTCACCAAG GTGTCCTTCCAGCATGAGTCCTACCCGGTGCCGTTGGTGGGACAAGACGGTGACTCTTTGGCGTCCACCGGGGTCGGCCTGGGAGGGGAGCAGCCCATCTCCAGGCAGGTTTTCATCGTTCAGGAGCTGGAGGTCCGCGACCGCCTGGCCTCCTCACAAATCAACAAGTTCCTGTACCTGTACACGAGCGAGAGCATGCCCCGGAGAGCCCACTCCAACATG TTAACCATAAAGGCCCTGCAAGTGTGCCCCGAGTCCGGTCTTGGTGGTCCAGAGTGTTGCCTCCGAGTCAGCCTGTTGCCACTCAGACTTAACATTGATCAG GATGCATTGTTCTTCTTGAAGGATTTTTTCAGTAATCTAGCCTGTTCTGTGAACCCCTACCTTCCTGTGGACGCTGCATCTGAAG TGAAAGCTGATGCCTCCCAGAAAACGTCGGAAGACGCTGAGGCAGGCGGCGCTCTTGGACTGGATCTCTCGGCTTCAGTAGAAACAACTCACAGCGAGCAGAGCTCCTCCTCAGCCGGCTCTACCTCCTCCTCCGAGCAGCCAATCTACTTCCG CGAATTTCGTTTCACCTCTGAAGTGCCTATCTGGCTGGACTATCACGGCAAACATGTGGTCATCGAACAG GGAACCTTTGCAGGGATTCTGATCGGTTTGGCTCAGTTGAATTGTTCTGAGCTGAAGCTGAAGAGGCTCTGCTGTCGACACGG CCTGCTGGGTGTCGACAAAGTGATCCAGTACGCCGTCACCGAATGGCTGACCGACATCAGGAAAAATCAGCTGCCGGGCATTCTGGGAGGCGTCGGCCCCATGCACTCGGTTGTCCAGCTGT TCCACGGGGTGAGGGATCTTTTCTGGCTGCCCATCGAGCAGTACAGGAAAGACGGGCGGATTATCCGAGGTCTCCAGAGAGGGGCCGCGTCTTTCGGCACGTCCACAGCGTCGGCGGCGCTGGAGCTCAGCAACAGGCTGGTGCAGGCCATTCAG GCCACCGCCGAGACGGTGTACGACATCCTCTCTCCGACACCGCCCTTGTACCGCTACGCCATCACCGAGGGCCGGGCTCCTTCCAGTCGGCCGCGCCGCGCCGCCCAGCCCGCCGACCTCCGAGAGGGCGTCGCCAAGGCGTACGACACCGTCAGGGAG GGAGTGATCGACACAGCGCAGACCCTTTGCGACGTAGCATCCCGCGGGcacgagcagaaaggtcttccCGGCGCGGTGGGCGGCGTCCTGCGGCAGATCCCGCCCACCGTGGTGCGCCCGCTCATCGTGGCCTCGGAAGCCACCTCCAATCTGCTGGGCGGCATGCGCAACCAGATCAAGCCGGATGCAAGGAAGGAGGACTTTTTGAAGTGGCGCACGGACGACTGCCAAGAATGA